One window of Thermodesulfovibrio aggregans genomic DNA carries:
- the rpsS gene encoding 30S ribosomal protein S19, with protein MARSLKKGPFVDAKLMEKVKKALETGDKKPIKTWSRRSTIVPEFIGLTFAVHNGKKFIPVYVTENMIGHKLGEFAPTRTFKGHAGSEEKKKAKGK; from the coding sequence GTGGCAAGATCGCTGAAAAAAGGTCCATTTGTTGATGCCAAACTTATGGAAAAGGTAAAAAAAGCACTGGAAACAGGAGATAAAAAGCCAATAAAAACTTGGTCAAGAAGGTCTACAATTGTTCCAGAATTTATTGGTCTTACCTTTGCGGTACATAATGGTAAGAAGTTTATTCCTGTATATGTGACTGAAAATATGATTGGTCATAAACTTGGTGAGTTTGCACCTACAAGAACTTTTAAAGGTCATGCTGGCTCTGAAGAAAAGAAAAAGGCTAAGGGGAAATAA
- the rpmC gene encoding 50S ribosomal protein L29, which translates to MKAVQLRNFSIEELKKKEQELRKELFNLRFQLAKGELQNVKRIKAVKKDIARILTIITEKQKGIRS; encoded by the coding sequence ATGAAGGCAGTACAATTAAGAAATTTTTCAATAGAAGAACTGAAAAAAAAGGAACAGGAGTTACGTAAAGAGTTGTTTAATTTGAGATTTCAACTTGCAAAGGGTGAGCTTCAGAATGTAAAACGCATTAAAGCAGTAAAAAAAGATATTGCAAGAATTTTAACTATTATAACAGAGAAACAAAAAGGAATAAGGAGTTAG
- the rplV gene encoding 50S ribosomal protein L22: MEARAILRYARITPTKARRVINLIRGKKAGEALLMLKYMPHRGARIIEKILRSALANAEQKNPRLDIDELKIVKAYVDQGPMMKRIEHRAMGRANIIKKKTSHITIYVGIEEN, encoded by the coding sequence ATGGAAGCAAGGGCAATATTAAGATATGCACGTATAACTCCAACTAAAGCAAGAAGAGTCATAAATTTAATTCGTGGGAAAAAAGCTGGTGAGGCATTGCTCATGCTTAAATATATGCCTCACAGAGGTGCAAGAATAATTGAAAAGATATTAAGATCTGCTCTGGCAAATGCAGAGCAAAAAAATCCAAGATTAGATATTGATGAATTAAAGATAGTCAAAGCTTATGTGGATCAGGGTCCTATGATGAAGAGAATTGAGCATAGAGCTATGGGAAGAGCAAATATTATTAAAAAGAAAACTTCACATATTACCATATATGTTGGAATTGAAGAAAACTAA
- the rplB gene encoding 50S ribosomal protein L2, whose protein sequence is MGIKRCKPTSPGRRFVTFSDFSEITREEPYKPLTVCIKKAKGRNNQGRITSWLKGGGNRKLYRIIDFKRNKHGIPATVESIEYDPNRSARIALLKYVDGEYRYILAPDGLKVGDKVMSGSGVEIKVGNSLPLREIPLGTMIHNIELYPGGGGKLVRSAGTAAQLMAKEGKYAHIKLPSGEVRLINLNCFATIGQVSNIEHENVIIGKAGRMRHMGRRPSVRGVAMNPIDHPLGGGEGKSSGGRPACTPWGKPEGIKTRKNKRTDKFIIKRRK, encoded by the coding sequence AACCAACATCACCAGGTAGAAGATTTGTAACATTTTCTGATTTTAGCGAAATAACAAGAGAGGAACCTTATAAGCCTTTAACAGTATGTATTAAAAAGGCAAAAGGTAGAAACAATCAGGGTAGAATCACATCATGGTTAAAAGGTGGAGGTAATAGAAAACTCTATAGGATTATAGATTTTAAAAGAAATAAACACGGAATTCCAGCAACAGTAGAAAGCATTGAGTACGATCCTAATAGATCAGCAAGAATAGCGCTATTAAAATACGTAGATGGTGAGTACAGATATATTCTTGCACCTGATGGATTAAAAGTAGGTGATAAGGTAATGAGTGGTTCAGGAGTGGAGATAAAAGTTGGTAATAGTTTACCTCTTAGAGAAATACCTCTGGGAACAATGATTCATAATATTGAACTTTATCCTGGAGGGGGAGGAAAGCTTGTTCGTAGTGCAGGAACTGCGGCTCAACTCATGGCGAAAGAAGGTAAATATGCACATATAAAACTACCATCAGGAGAGGTGAGACTGATAAATCTTAACTGTTTTGCTACCATAGGTCAGGTAAGCAATATTGAACATGAAAATGTCATTATTGGAAAAGCGGGAAGAATGAGGCACATGGGCAGAAGACCTTCAGTTAGAGGTGTTGCCATGAATCCTATAGATCATCCTCTTGGCGGTGGAGAAGGTAAGTCCTCTGGAGGAAGACCTGCGTGCACACCATGGGGTAAACCTGAAGGAATCAAAACAAGAAAGAACAAGAGAACTGATAAGTTTATAATAAAGAGGCGGAAGTAA
- the rpsC gene encoding 30S ribosomal protein S3, translating into MGQKTNPIGNRLGIIRTWESRWFAKKGYADQLIEDLKLRKMLKEKLYHAGISRIEIERVGEKIKVLIFAARPGIIIGKKGAEVEKLKKEVEEITGKQATIDVQEVRRPELDAQLVAENIALQIEKRVAYRRAMKRAVASSMRFGAKGIKVSCAGRLAGAEIARTEWYREGRVPLSTFRADIDYGFAEAKTTYGVIGVKVWIFKGEVQPGQYVNLK; encoded by the coding sequence TTGGGGCAGAAAACAAATCCGATAGGTAATAGATTAGGGATAATAAGGACATGGGAAAGCAGATGGTTTGCTAAGAAAGGATATGCAGATCAGTTAATAGAGGATCTGAAGCTTAGAAAAATGTTAAAAGAAAAGCTTTATCATGCCGGCATATCAAGAATTGAAATAGAACGAGTTGGAGAAAAAATAAAGGTCTTAATATTTGCAGCAAGACCAGGAATTATTATTGGTAAAAAAGGTGCAGAAGTTGAAAAATTAAAAAAAGAAGTTGAGGAAATTACAGGTAAACAGGCAACTATTGATGTACAGGAAGTAAGAAGACCAGAGTTAGATGCACAGCTTGTCGCTGAAAATATAGCTCTTCAGATAGAAAAAAGAGTTGCCTATCGTAGGGCAATGAAGAGAGCTGTTGCTTCTTCAATGAGGTTTGGAGCGAAAGGCATTAAGGTATCTTGTGCTGGTAGATTAGCAGGAGCAGAAATAGCAAGAACTGAGTGGTACAGGGAAGGAAGAGTTCCTCTCAGCACTTTTAGAGCTGATATTGATTATGGTTTTGCAGAGGCAAAGACTACTTATGGAGTAATTGGGGTTAAGGTCTGGATTTTTAAAGGTGAAGTGCAACCTGGGCAATATGTAAATTTAAAATAG
- the rplP gene encoding 50S ribosomal protein L16, whose product MLAPKKVKFRKMQKGRMKGIAYRGSSISFGEYGLKALEPAWITARQIEAARVAIMRHAKKGCKLWIRIFPDKPITRKPAETRMGKGKGNPEFWVAVVKPGRILFELSGVSEEVAKEAFELASHKLPVKTKFVKRQESFV is encoded by the coding sequence ATGTTAGCTCCGAAGAAAGTTAAATTTCGTAAAATGCAAAAAGGCAGAATGAAAGGAATTGCCTACAGAGGTAGTTCAATTTCATTTGGTGAATATGGACTTAAGGCATTAGAACCAGCTTGGATTACAGCAAGGCAGATTGAAGCAGCAAGAGTGGCTATAATGAGGCATGCTAAAAAGGGCTGTAAGCTCTGGATAAGAATTTTCCCTGATAAGCCAATTACTCGTAAACCTGCTGAAACAAGAATGGGTAAGGGAAAAGGTAATCCTGAATTCTGGGTTGCAGTGGTTAAACCTGGTAGAATTCTCTTTGAATTGTCAGGAGTTTCAGAAGAGGTTGCAAAAGAAGCTTTTGAATTGGCATCTCATAAACTTCCAGTTAAGACTAAATTTGTAAAAAGACAGGAGAGCTTCGTATGA
- the rpsQ gene encoding 30S ribosomal protein S17 has translation MPKKILRGTVVSDKMDKTVVVSVERIFQHPLYKKTIKTRKKYKAHDEENMCKVGDRVEIIESKPISKTKRWKVLRILKEGDVQ, from the coding sequence ATGCCTAAAAAGATATTAAGAGGCACAGTGGTAAGTGATAAAATGGATAAAACAGTTGTTGTTTCTGTGGAAAGAATTTTTCAGCATCCTCTTTACAAAAAAACTATTAAGACAAGAAAAAAGTACAAAGCCCATGATGAAGAAAATATGTGTAAAGTGGGAGACAGGGTAGAGATAATTGAGTCTAAACCAATTAGCAAAACAAAAAGATGGAAGGTTTTAAGAATTCTTAAGGAGGGTGATGT